Genomic DNA from Haloarcula marina:
CGACGTCGACGACGGGGTCCCCGTCCTCGTGGAGTTGCACGACCGTCCCCTCGCGGGCGACGGCGTCGAGCGTCCCCTCGAATCCGCGCCGGGTGAGCGAGACCCCCGGCGACGTTTCGACCGGGATGTGCCCGATGGCCTCCTCGCGCTCTTCGAGTGCGTTGCGGACGAGCGCCGCCGTCGACCGCTCGTCGGGATTCAGGCGGCGGAGGTCGCTTCCCTCGAAGGAGACCGTGTACTCGTCGGCGAGGACGAGGTGGGCGCGCACGTCCTCGCGGATGGCGTGACTCAGGAAGAACGCGCTGTTGACACAGCGACAGAGGACGTCTAAGCGACCGGCCGCCCCGGCGAGGTCGTCTAACGAGAAGTCGGGTGTCGTGGGTGCGTCGTGACCGACGACGACGAACTGGCGCATATTCGGTGGTGACGACGGGGTGGGTTAGGTGTGTCGAGTCGAACCGGAAACAGACTGGGATCATCAACAAACATCGGACCGCGTTCGCCAGTCCGGACCGGTACCTCGACGCCAGCGAACAGGTCAACGACTTCAACAACATTAACGAGTGGGACGTCAAGAACGGGTCGCTCTACGTCTAAACAATGGACCTCTACAGCGGCACCCACTCTGCGCGACTCTCGCTGCAGACCGGCACTGGCGGGAGTCTTGAGGTCGGCCGGGAGTTCGACGACGACTTCGACCTCTCGGACCGAGCCCTATCGCTGGACCAACTCCGCGACCTGCAGGACGTCGGATGGGGAATCGGGATCCACACGGTCGACCGTGAACGGTTTATGGACCTCAACACCGACGCGGTCCGCTCGCAAATCGGCGGCGCGAAGGAGTTGCTGCTTGAACGCGGGATCGAGAACGGCGCGAGCACGTTCGTCTATCCGTGGAGCAGCAACGACCCACGAATGTGAGCCATCGTCAGCGAGAATTGAGTTATGCGAACGGTTATCCGACAGATTGGCGTATGTGAAGCGAACCACTCCTATGCGCATCCTGCAGGTGAACAAGCTCTATCATCCGGCCATCGGTGGGGTTGAACACGCCGTGAAGCAACTCGCGGATGGCTTCCACAGCCGAGGTTACGATGTGTGTGTCCTAGCTGGAACAGACCGCGTTCAAGGCACCAGAGAGCGCGTTGACGGTGTCCCTGTTCGTCGCATTGGGACCATCGGGACCGTCCTCTCAACCCCACTCGCCCCGACGTTCCCTAGCTCGCTCGCCGACGCAGCTGCTAACGCCGATGTTGTCCACTACCACCTTCCAAATCCGCTGGCGGTGGTGAGCCACCTTCTCGTCCGCCCCGACGCGCCGACGATAGTTACCTATCACAGCGACATCGTCCGCCAGGCCCGGGCGCTCCGGCTCTACCGCCCGCTGCTGGAGCGGGTTCTCGCCGATGTCAACCACATCATCACTACCTCCCCCCGCTTGCGGAACAACTCAACTTTGCTGGCCCCACACGTCGGGAAGACGAGCGTCGTCCCACTAGGTATCGACCCCGAGGTGCGCGACGCCGATCCCGTCACGGACCCGCGGATAGAGGGGCGTCCCGTCGTGCTGTTCGTCGGCCGGCTGACCTACTACAAGGGCGTTGAGTACCTCGTGCGGGCGGCGGCGCAGGTTGAGGACGCCGTCTTCGTCGTTGTCGGCGAGGGTGACCGGCGCAGGGAACTCGAAGCGCTGGCCGACTCGCTGGGGGTCGCCGACCGCGTGGTCTTCCCCGGCTACGTCCCGGACGACGACCTCGACCGGTGGTATGCCGCCGCCGACGTGTTCGCGCTCCCGTCCGTCGAACCGAGCGAGGCGTTCGGCATCGTCCAGCTGGAGGCTATGGCCCGCGGACTGCCGGTTGTCAATACCGACCTCCCGACGGGCGTTCCGTGGGTGAGCCGGGATGGCGAGACCGGATTGACAGTGCCGCCGCGGGACAGCGAGGATCTGGCCGATGCGCTCGCGACGCTCTTGGGCGACCCGCACCTGCGGGCGGAGTGCGGCGCCGCAGCGCGGCAGCGGGTCCGCGAGATGTTCACCCTAGAAGGGATGTTAGATGGAGTCATGGCAGTGTACGGGGACCTGAACATCGAAGGATAGAGAATGCATCGGTCGGCGCACTGGGCAGATCTACGCCGACGCAAACCACGGGAGCCCGGTTACCCGAATCCCGCACAGATTTATACTGACGGGACGCTGATGCTGTTCGTCCAAGGCGTTCCACCCAGCGGCGCCACAAGAAATAATCAGGTAGACAGATAGCATCTGAATAAGTTCTTATCTCCGATTACCCAGCAGATTCCGACGACGGTCGACGGGGTTTTTCAATAACCAGTCAACGATTTCCAGGGTCTAGTCGTCAATTTGGCAGACTCGATCACGCATCCCACCGACAAGGGACAGGGTCTAGGCTCGTATTTTCGGGGCACTGGAAAACGCTGCCTCCAGCGAGACGACCTGCCTCTGCTTTCGGGATCTCAACGACAGCGTAGCGCTCCGCCATATTACCGTCACTGGAACCAGTATCAGTGTCGTTGACAACCGCTGGCGTGGTCCCTACGACCTGACCACCGCAAGCCCGCCGGAGCGGTAAGGCAACCGAGTCGCAAAAGAGATCAAAGGGCTATGGTGACTCGCCATACGTAGCGTGATTTCACTGTTCCACTACCTGCTTGATGTTGTAAGCCGCAACCACCAGTACAAGTTCTCGGAATTCGCCGCATCAAGCTCGCGTAGCTACGGCGTCGCCGAGCACGCGCTTAATCGCCGAGAAGACGGCCTTACATATGCTCGCTAACGGTATCGAGGAGCCGTCAATCCGCACGTTGTGCGCATGATCGATGGGCTGGAACTCACGATGTTTGATCAACGGTCTAGCGTCTTCTTCGCGGAGTTTTTGCGTAAATCTATCCAATGATATCCTTTGTCGGCAGCGAGACTGGTGAGGTCGCCCGCGTTGCGGTGGGCGACCTGCCCACCGAGCTGTGTGTCGCCGCGTTTCTCAGTCGTACAGTGAACGTCCAGAATCGCGTCGCTTTCTGTGTCGACGAGAGCTGTTGGTTTGAGTGTCTGAACGCGGTACTTCATCCGACGACAGTAGTGCTTGCTCGCGTTTTCGCGGTCGAAAATTATCGCGTCATAGCAGCGTGACCGCTCGAGTCGTGCAGCTGCGCCGAGAGGAGCATCAACACTCGTCAGATTGATATCTTGATTCTGTCAAACCACTCCACTAGCGTCGAATGGTCTGGGAGATCAGCCGCTTTGAGGCAGAGTTACCTAAGTATTTCTGGCATTTCGCTCAGCATATCTAACGCGTCTCAGTAGGATTTTCCTAGGTAAACCCGAAGGCAGTACAGCGACTTCGCCTCGCTCACCACGGCATTTTTAGCCAACTGAACGACTTTGCTCGTGAAGTAAAATAATACCTACATATATCATCGGTGATTTCCCGCTTTAATTCTCTAGTTCTGACAGTAGAAGCCGATGCTATCCAGCGGTTCACCAGAGCCAATGAAAGTCAAAGCTGGAACTGGGATGTTTCGATAGAACTTTTCACCGGCCTAAATTTCAGGGACTGGCCACCCGCGGACTTTAACGGAACAAGGACCTCTCGTAATGACTAGAACGGCATCAATAAACCTTAATAACTTTGTCACCAACATGAAACCGTTAATCAAGTAGAAATGATAGTAGTAGGTTCCGTATTGGACTCTCGTGATATTCATGTGGGCAAGGGATTCTATGCTATTGTGAGTTTATTGTTATATTTTCTTCTCCGTATTCCGGTTCTGCTAAGTCCATTTCCTGCATGGTATCGGCGCGCTGTGCAGGAGAACATGCTTGAAGTGGCTCGTGACACTGCTGTCCATGGCCATCCGATTCCTGGTGGCCACGGCTCGTATTCATTTGCCGGCGCGAATTTACATGGTGTATTAGCCTGGTGGGTGCCGTTCTTCGGGTTGGAACCCTGGATAATTAGAGTAGTGACAGTTATCGGTGGCGCGGCCTCAATATACGTCTTCTACAAAATACTACGAAGACTCGGAGTGTCTATGTTAGGAAGTTACGCTGCCGCCACTATCATGATTCTAAATCCACAGCACATCTTGATGAGTGCTGTCGGAACGCCATACGTTATCGACCTCCTGTTCGGACTTCTTGGAATACTTATATACCTTCAATTCCTCGACACGGAGAACCGACGCGAACTGATTCTGAGTGCGATCAGTGTTGGAATAGGCACGCTGAATCATTTCTGGACGGGCATTGTTGCATTGCTGCTTGTACCGCACTATTCGTTGACTTCCGCTAGGTCATGGCAAGCGGCCTTCCGCTTGCTTTGTACCTATGCCGTCGCTATGCTGCCAGCACTGGCCCTCTTTTTGTATTATCAGACGTTACCGAGTGCCTCCGACTATAGTGGATACATGATCCAAAATTCCGCTGGCAAACTGATTAAACCGGAGTTCTACACGACATGGATAGAGTACGCTGGAATGTATGCTCCGTCCGTGCACCCACTATTTCTAGCAGGTATCGTCGCCCTAGGAATCGCATCAGGCTACGCTGGACCAGACTGGGCTGTGATGAAAGGATTGCTTGCAGCAGGCTTGGGCGTGTTGATTGTGTTCCCCGGCGGATTCCTGGTCCACGACTACTACCTCTGGCTTCTTGTTCCTGCAAGCGCCGGGATACTGGGCATCATCGTTGATCGAGAGCTTAGGACTGCCGGACCAGCTTCTCAGTGGTCTGCCCGCCGATGGGCGGTCGGTGCGCTCATGATGTATCTCACATTCAGGTCAATCAAGTCGCTATTGGGAATATTTGTCCTCACCGCCTAACCTGAAAACGCACCTACGATTGCAGTTTGGACGCTGGCAGGTGCACATTCCGATTATAGTTCACGACCGCGAGTTATTCATTCATGCTCAATAGTAACCATCGTAAAGTCGACCGGGATTATACGCAACGACGGCTATGGGTTGTCACGGCAATATCGGGTGTGGGAGTAGCAACTCCCCTTTTTGTCATTACCCCGATGAAACCAGACAGCTAGTACTGAAGACACTTTCCGGCCACAGGGTAGTATCCCGGTCGTTGATTGGTGTGAACAGATTACATGTGCATACGGCGTCGGCTGCTGGCGATCCAGTCGGTACAGCGCTGCTCCTGCGAGGACGGCCTCGAAAACTCGAGAGGAGCGGGTGGCGGCCGTTGTCGTCGTGGGTGCCGTGGCGGTCTTCGTCGATGTAGGTTTGGACGGCATCGGCTGTCTCTGGTGGTAGCCCGACCCGCCGCTCGCCGCGGCGCTTGTTCTTCAGTGGTATGCCGCTTCCTGGCCGGGACGGCGGTACCTCAGCGGCACTCCAACTCCTTCGAGAACGGGGTGTGTCGGGCGGTGATCTCGATGATGTTGCCAACGAGATCGGGGCATGAGTGTATTAACCAACATTCACGGGGAAATGGCCGGTTTTGTTGGTTAGCCACTTGCCCGGCAATCGTATATATCCAGATATTTCGAGAACTGTTACCGCCTCCGCCGGGCCACTCGCGCAGTCCCATCCGACGTCGTCGATGTCGTCGCATCTAGTGCAAGTAAGTTCGATTGGTGAACGCCGGAGGCGGTGGTCGACAGCGAAGGCGCGCCATCCGCCGTCTTTCGGTAACTGGCGCTCACCGGACTGACGCTGCGGCTCCGGCCGCGGCGGGGGCCCTTCGAAGTCGTGATCGCGACGGTCTGACCGACACGCGCGGCATTTCGAAGGTGGGTGTTGGCTCGTGGGACGATCTACATCAAGTATCATCGTTGAAAAGTCTCAAAAACAAGAGACAATTATAGACGACATTCCAACATTGTGTTACTCATTATTTCATCGGGATCTGAGCTATGCAGTCCTGATGGGTTTTGGGATCTATGGTCTTCTAGCTCTCTGATTTTGAAATCCATATCGTCAAGGAGTGTGAAAACATCGTATTTGTCATGTCCATATTGGTTCAGTAGATCTGGGTGAATTTCAACAAATAAAACCGTTATATCTGTATCATTGAGTGTGTTTTTCGCACCCAGTAATACTTCGTACTCAAACCCTTCTACATCAACTTTCATCACATCTGGTGCAGCATGCGTTCGTTGATATTCATCTATCGTTATTGTCTCAGATTCGTTCGCGTTTGATTGTTGATCAGTGACACTCGGAGCAGCAGAATCTGTATATCTTATCGTATTGCCTGATTCACTGGAAACAGCTTTCTGATTGATAACTGCGGAGGTCCCATTTTTCTGGAGACTTGCTTTGATCGAGTCGACAAACTTCGAATCCAGCTCAAACGAATGAACTTCGCCATCAATACACACTTCTGACGCAAATAGAGTAAAATAACCCACGTTTGCTCCGATATCGTAGAACACACTATCCTGATGAAGACTTTCAAGAAGGCGATATGTAAAAGCAGGTTCGTGTAATTCCCCACCCATATATCGCGGATAAAACCAGGATTTTGCAATTTGATTGGTGGTGTCAAATGTAACATTCACACCACTACATTCCATTTGCACCTCTGACTGAAATTGACCTTTCAAGTAGTGGTGGCTGGGAATAAAATTGCGCAAGTATCGTCTGGATGCTAAAAATAGATCCTGAATTCCCTCCTCTTTCGCAATTTGATATGATTTTTGAATTAGATTTTTCCTTCCATATCCACCTTACAATTGCTCTCAGTAGTGAATAATGTATAACTACGCATTAGGTTTAAGGGGTACTAACGGTCCGAAATTTCAATACGGGTCGACAGACATTCTCAGAGCATGCCACCGAATATCCTCGTTCTTATTATGGATTCTGTACGGGCCGCCAACTGCAGTCTCAATGGCTACCATCGCGACACGACGCCATTTCTTTCACATACTTCTGGTGTGAACTTTTTGCAGGCACGGGCTCCGAGCAACCTCAGTTTGCCGAGCCACGTTTCCATGTTCACCGGCGTAGAGGCAACAGATCATTCACTTCATGGTCGCGATCGCGCTCTCGTGCATGGGGACACCGTCTGGAAATGGCTCCAACAAGAAGGATACGAAACGGGCGTGTTTTCCAGAAACGCATTCATTACGTTGCCTGAATACGGCCTGACGGCAGGGTTCGACACAATCAAGAGCGATTTTTCGACCGAAGAACCGCCATTCCCGTCGGGCCTCAATCCAACTGAGTTATCGGGGATGAATCCACAGTCGTATCTCTCTGTCTGTCTCGACAATCCGAACCCGGTACCATCGCTGTTGAACGGTGTTGCGATGAGATACCGTGGGTCTCCATTTCTCCCATCACGGTTTCAGTACCGCCCGAAGCCAGTTGGTAAGGCGGTCGCACAGAGCTGTCTCGATTGGATCGACGAAACGACCGATCCGTGGGGTGCGTGCCTCAATTTTACCGACGCTCACCAGCCATATCTCCCGACGCCAACACACAATCTGTGGGGCCCCGTGCCAAATAGTGTGTATCGTGGCAAAACGGACATCCGATGGGAGCTGATCGCCGGCAATCGGTCGTGGGAGCAAACCGAGATACTTGAGGATTTGTACGACGGAGCAATCCACCAAACTGATGCCGCAATTCAGATCCTGTTCAAGTCACTAGAGGCAACGGACGAACTCTCTGACACACTCGTCGTCGTAACCAGCGACCACGGTGATTGTTTCGGCGAGGAATGTGGACTTCGCGATGTTCGACACCTTACCCACACTGGCGGTGTACCAGAGGAACTACTCCATGTGCCGTTGCTCATCAAAAACCCGAATGAAACCGGCACGGAGACCGTCGATGGCATCACCTCATTAACACGAATGCCTGCTGTCATTCGAAAGGCAGTGGCTGGCGATGCCCGGCCTAGTGATGCAATGATCCACGACAAGCCAGTTATCGCGTCTGCAGATCACGATCTCCGGTACGCTCCGATCGAGGTCACTGAGGCTCATGAATACGTCGAGAATCTCTCCGGCAGAGCAACTGCCGTCTACGACAAAGCCGCTGGTAGAAAGTACATCAAGTGGGGCGACGACACAGCTGTCGTTGATGTATCAACTGGCGAAATCATCGCAGAACAAATCCCGGAAGAGATGAGCCAGCATATGCAGGCATCTCCATCTGATATTGGCGGCGAGAAACGAGCGATCGGTCAGGAGGCAAGGGAGCGTCTTGCTGATCTCGGCTATAAATAAGCCTGTTAGGCGTCAGCTGCTTAGCTGATTATTTTTGCACCGTAGCTACTTCACACTTATTTTGGCGCCACCGAAACCGGACGGCTATGGGTTAAGATACCGTCCGACTGCAGGGTAGTATCCCCAAGTCGGAGTATGAGGACTTGTTAAATAAGTTTCCCGCCTCGGCTGAGGTAAGCGACAGCAATCTACTTCGAGCGATGGTTGATGGGCTCAACCGGCTTGAAGAACTGGAGGAGATGCGAGCGACTGAACCAATCCGAGCACCTCAAATTGTGAGAGGTTCGTCGATTCGACCTGTACACGGATGGATTCAGGGGACTGCGTCGGCATCACGCTGATGAGTTCGCCCGTCTCGATGTGCCTCGCCTTTGGAAATCCTGGTCGAAACGTGAAGTCCGCACCAAGTTCATCGTTCTCGTCGTCCGCTGCATACATCCCGAGTTTGTACTCGTTCATCGTGCCGTCGAACGTGGCCGAAGGTAGGGTATCTATCTTGCCCGTCCAATGCGTCGAGCGGACTATCTCGTACTCCGTACCGTTGAACACGAACGTCTCGCCGCGGTCTTCGAGGTCCGGTTCGTACTGACTGACCACCGCCCAGTACGGAGAGGGACCACCCTCGTCGAACACGAGGTTCGCACCGATGCGGTGGGTCTGGAGGTCGATGACCTCCTTATGCTGGTCGAGACCCCGGTCATAACTCCTCACCGCCGTCGGTCGCGTACTCGCCGAGCGTCGCAGTCTCTATCGCCGACGTTGTCGCACCCGTGTCGACGCGGTCGGGAGACCACCCCTCCGTCAGTCGGGTACGTTCCTCTGCGTCGCGGTGGCGGAGGTGGGCGGCGGTCACGAAGCCGTCGGCTTCACAGCACTCGCATGACTCGCGGCGGCCGAACGGACCCGGTCGGGACGTTCGCCGTTCAGCCGGAGCCACTGTTCGCGCTTGTCGAGGCGCTGTATGATCGCCGTCCGCGACTGGTCCAGCGGGTTCCGGGCCTCGTCGGCATAGCGGTCGTTCGCGAGGCGCTTCTCGACGGCACGCCACGGGGAGACGCGTTCGAGACTATCGATGTCGTTGATGACGGAGATGACGAATTGCTTCCGACCGGCGCTGGTCAGTAGGTCGGCGTCCAGCCAGGGGCCGGGCCTCGCCAATTCGGTCAGCGAGGTTCGGACAGCGCATCCTGTCCCTGCTGTCGCCGCCCTGCGTCGTCGAGCGCATCTACGCGTCATCCCCAGTAGTGTGCTGGCGGTCCCACTCGAACTCATGATCGAGGGACGCTTTGCCGCTCGCCAGTCGGTCGGTGAGCGTGTCGTCGGGATAGCCGTGGTTGCCAAACTCGGAACTGTCTAACTCTTCGCCTGTGTCGACGCTCCGGTGTAGCTTCGTCCCGTTCTTGTACGTGATAAGGTACATCTCGACGCCGAACCCGTCGACTCTGGTCCCACCGTCGAGGAAGCACTAGCCGCAGTACTCGCGGCCGTCGGCGTGACGCGAGTCGGTCGGACACCGGAGCCAGTTGCCCTGCGTGAGACAGGGGGTTTCGGGCGTCGGCTTCGACATCATGGCCGACACCTCCGACCGTCGTCAGTGGCCGGACAGTGCTGGAGCTGGCCCTCAATGACCTCGCCACAGGTATCGCAGATGAGCCGCTCCCGACGGCCGAGAGACTCACGTGGACCTCCGCCTAAAGCCGCCGCTAAGTGTCATAGAAACCCGAAAAGGGTTTGTAGGTAGTGGGCCGGCGCGAATTCGAATCGCGGTTACGGCCACCCGAAGGCCGAAGGATACCAGGCTACCCCACCGGCCCGTGCGATAGCAATTGAACGAATGCGAGGGCGATTTTTAACCCTTCCGAAACGTGAGCCACGAGTCTACACACGAGCAGAAGACTTTTACCGAATTGGAGTTACTCACAAGTTGAGTAACCGATGACGATTCTCGTCACTGGGGCCGACGGCTACATCGGGTGGCCGACCGCCCTCCGAATCGCGAACCGGACCGACGACCGCGTGCTGCTGGTGGACAACTTCGCTCGCCGCGAGTGGGTCGAGGAGGTCGGCGCGACCAGCGCCACCCCCGTCGCGTCCATCGACGAGCGACTCGACGCCGCCGAGGAGACGCTGGGTATCACGAACATGTCCTTCGTCGAGGGCGATCTCACCGACCGCGCCGTCGTCGACGAACTGCTGGCGGTCCACGAACCCGACACAATCGTCCACGCGGCCGCCCAACCCTCCGCGCCCTACTCCCAAATCAACGGCGAGCGGGCCAACTACACCCAGCACAACAACCTCCAGTCGACGCGGAACCTGCTGTGGGGCCTCGAAGAGCATGACCTGACCGACACCCACTTCGTCGAGACGACCACGACGGGCGTCTACGGCGCGCCGGAGTTCCCCATCCCCGAGGGCGGCGCGACGATGGAGAACGAGGGCGAACGGGACGACGTGCCGTTCCCGGCGATGGCTGGCAGTTGGTACCACCTTACGAAGTCCCACGACGCGGCCAACATGCGCCTGGCCCACAAGCAGTTCGGCATCCCCATTTCCGACGTGCGGACGGCCATCACCTACGGGACCGAAACCGCCGAGACGCGCGAAGACGACCGTCTCAAAACCCGGTTCGACTTCGATTACTACTTCGGGACCGTCGGCCACCGCTTCTGTGCCCAAGCGGTCGCGGGCTACCCCGTGACGGTGTACGGCAAGGGCGAACAGCGCAAGCCGTTCGTCTCGCTGGAAGACGCCGTCGAAGGCCTCGCGCAGTTGGCACTCGGCGACCACGAGGACCGGCCGAACGGGCTCACGGTGTACAACCAGGTCACCCGCGCCATCAGCATCGTCGAAATCGCCGAGACCATCGCCGAGGTTGGCGGGGAGTTCGAACTCGACGTGGCCGTCGAACACTTCGAGAACCCGCGTGACGAGGACGAGACCCACAAGATGGAAATCGAGAAAGCCCGCTACATGGCCCTCATCGACGGGCAGTCCCAGACCTTCGAGGAAGGCGTTCGGGACATCTTCGGGACGTTGACCCGCTACGCCGACACCATCGAGGCCCACGAGGACCGGTTCCTGCCGGGCGTGCTGGAAGACGACGAAGAATGAGCACCGACATCTTGGTCACAGGGGCCTGCGGCTATATCGGGAGCGACCTGATTCCCCGTCTGCAGGCAGATAACCGTGTG
This window encodes:
- a CDS encoding FkbM family methyltransferase, coding for MECSGVNVTFDTTNQIAKSWFYPRYMGGELHEPAFTYRLLESLHQDSVFYDIGANVGYFTLFASEVCIDGEVHSFELDSKFVDSIKASLQKNGTSAVINQKAVSSESGNTIRYTDSAAPSVTDQQSNANESETITIDEYQRTHAAPDVMKVDVEGFEYEVLLGAKNTLNDTDITVLFVEIHPDLLNQYGHDKYDVFTLLDDMDFKIRELEDHRSQNPSGLHSSDPDEIMSNTMLECRL
- a CDS encoding glycosyltransferase family 39 protein; amino-acid sequence: MQENMLEVARDTAVHGHPIPGGHGSYSFAGANLHGVLAWWVPFFGLEPWIIRVVTVIGGAASIYVFYKILRRLGVSMLGSYAAATIMILNPQHILMSAVGTPYVIDLLFGLLGILIYLQFLDTENRRELILSAISVGIGTLNHFWTGIVALLLVPHYSLTSARSWQAAFRLLCTYAVAMLPALALFLYYQTLPSASDYSGYMIQNSAGKLIKPEFYTTWIEYAGMYAPSVHPLFLAGIVALGIASGYAGPDWAVMKGLLAAGLGVLIVFPGGFLVHDYYLWLLVPASAGILGIIVDRELRTAGPASQWSARRWAVGALMMYLTFRSIKSLLGIFVLTA
- a CDS encoding glycosyltransferase is translated as MRILQVNKLYHPAIGGVEHAVKQLADGFHSRGYDVCVLAGTDRVQGTRERVDGVPVRRIGTIGTVLSTPLAPTFPSSLADAAANADVVHYHLPNPLAVVSHLLVRPDAPTIVTYHSDIVRQARALRLYRPLLERVLADVNHIITTSPRLRNNSTLLAPHVGKTSVVPLGIDPEVRDADPVTDPRIEGRPVVLFVGRLTYYKGVEYLVRAAAQVEDAVFVVVGEGDRRRELEALADSLGVADRVVFPGYVPDDDLDRWYAAADVFALPSVEPSEAFGIVQLEAMARGLPVVNTDLPTGVPWVSRDGETGLTVPPRDSEDLADALATLLGDPHLRAECGAAARQRVREMFTLEGMLDGVMAVYGDLNIEG
- a CDS encoding NAD-dependent epimerase/dehydratase family protein, whose translation is MTILVTGADGYIGWPTALRIANRTDDRVLLVDNFARREWVEEVGATSATPVASIDERLDAAEETLGITNMSFVEGDLTDRAVVDELLAVHEPDTIVHAAAQPSAPYSQINGERANYTQHNNLQSTRNLLWGLEEHDLTDTHFVETTTTGVYGAPEFPIPEGGATMENEGERDDVPFPAMAGSWYHLTKSHDAANMRLAHKQFGIPISDVRTAITYGTETAETREDDRLKTRFDFDYYFGTVGHRFCAQAVAGYPVTVYGKGEQRKPFVSLEDAVEGLAQLALGDHEDRPNGLTVYNQVTRAISIVEIAETIAEVGGEFELDVAVEHFENPRDEDETHKMEIEKARYMALIDGQSQTFEEGVRDIFGTLTRYADTIEAHEDRFLPGVLEDDEE
- a CDS encoding sulfatase-like hydrolase/transferase is translated as MPPNILVLIMDSVRAANCSLNGYHRDTTPFLSHTSGVNFLQARAPSNLSLPSHVSMFTGVEATDHSLHGRDRALVHGDTVWKWLQQEGYETGVFSRNAFITLPEYGLTAGFDTIKSDFSTEEPPFPSGLNPTELSGMNPQSYLSVCLDNPNPVPSLLNGVAMRYRGSPFLPSRFQYRPKPVGKAVAQSCLDWIDETTDPWGACLNFTDAHQPYLPTPTHNLWGPVPNSVYRGKTDIRWELIAGNRSWEQTEILEDLYDGAIHQTDAAIQILFKSLEATDELSDTLVVVTSDHGDCFGEECGLRDVRHLTHTGGVPEELLHVPLLIKNPNETGTETVDGITSLTRMPAVIRKAVAGDARPSDAMIHDKPVIASADHDLRYAPIEVTEAHEYVENLSGRATAVYDKAAGRKYIKWGDDTAVVDVSTGEIIAEQIPEEMSQHMQASPSDIGGEKRAIGQEARERLADLGYK
- the trmY gene encoding tRNA (pseudouridine(54)-N(1))-methyltransferase TrmY, which produces MRQFVVVGHDAPTTPDFSLDDLAGAAGRLDVLCRCVNSAFFLSHAIREDVRAHLVLADEYTVSFEGSDLRRLNPDERSTAALVRNALEEREEAIGHIPVETSPGVSLTRRGFEGTLDAVAREGTVVQLHEDGDPVVDVETPTDPVFVLSDHHDFTEREASLLAEAAEERVSLGPKALHADHAITVAHNYLDTEGFTTY